The proteins below come from a single Anguilla rostrata isolate EN2019 chromosome 3, ASM1855537v3, whole genome shotgun sequence genomic window:
- the p2ry4 gene encoding P2Y purinoceptor 4, translating into MNTTFNSYHEGNRSMPSTTLSPGVPDGVNETCRFNEEFKYVLLPLSYGLVCVFGLLLNSVALWMFLTKMRPWNTSTVYMFHLALSDMLYVLSLPTLVYYYANRNHWPFGVALCKIVRFLFYANLYCSILFLTCISVHRYLGICHPIRAVTMVKPRHAHVVCGLVWVAVTACLVPNLIFVTTTGRDGDTLCHDTTRPEDFERYVAYSSVLTVLLFGIPFLVIVVCYCLMARTLCRPRRGLSSGQQGASSSRRKSIKLIVVVLVVFALCFVPFHITRTLYYAYRVLDADCHVLNVINFAYKITRPLASVNSCIDPILYFLAGDHYRSKLIQALKRRRQNTTTCSAAFVVPRQLPGNGEIGLMYKNSDAKACVEPPPS; encoded by the coding sequence ATGAACACGACCTTCAACAGCTACCATGAGGGGAACAGGTCAATGCCAAGTACCACCTTGTCACCAGGGGTCCCCGATGGGGTCAACGAGACCTGTCGCTTTAATGAGGAGTTCAAGTATGTCCTGCTGCCGCTGTCTTAtggcttggtgtgtgtgtttggtcttCTTCTCAACTCTGTGGCCCTGTGGATGTTCCTGACCAAGATGAGGCCCTGGAACACCAGCACCGTGTACATGTTCCACTTGGCGCTGTCCGACATGCTCTACGTCCTCTCCCTGCCCACCCTCGTCTACTACTACGCCAACCGCAACCACTGGCCCTTCGGCGTGGCTCTCTGCAAGATCGTACGCTTCCTGTTCTACGCCAACCTCTACTGCagcatcctcttcctcacctgtATCAGCGTCCACCGCTACCTGGGCATCTGCCACCCGATCCGTGCGGTCACCATGGTCAAGCCTCGGCACGCCCACGTGGTGTGCGGCCTGGTGTGGGTGGCAGTCACCGCCTGCCTGGTGCCCAACCTGATCTTTGTGACCACCACCGGCCGCGACGGGGACACGCTGTGCCACGACACCACTCGCCCGGAGGATTTTGAGCGGTACGTGGCGTACAGCTCGGTCCTCACGGTGCTGCTCTTCGGCATCCCCTTCTTGGTCATTGTGGTGTGCTACTGCCTGATGGCGCGGACGCTGTGCCGCCCCCGGCGCGGTCTGTCCTCCGGCCAGCAGggggcctcctcctcccgcaGGAAGTCCATCAAGCTGATCGTGGTGGTGCTGGTCGTCTTCGCGCTGTGCTTCGTGCCCTTCCACATCACGCGCACCCTCTACTATGCCTACCGCGTGCTGGACGCTGACTGCCACGTACTCAATGTCATCAACTTTGCTTACAAGATCACCCGTCCGCTGGCCAGCGTCAACAGCTGCATCGACCCCATCCTCTACTTCCTGGCCGGGGATCACTACCGCTCCAAACTGATCCAGGCCCTGAAAAGGCGGAGGCAGAACACCACCACATGTTCTGCCGCTTTTGTGGTGCCACGGCAACTTCCTGGCAACGGTGAAATCGGGCTCATGTACAAGAACTCTGACGCTAAAGCCTGTGTTGAACCACCTCCAAGCTAG